From Xiphophorus couchianus chromosome 23, X_couchianus-1.0, whole genome shotgun sequence, one genomic window encodes:
- the tgfbi gene encoding transforming growth factor-beta-induced protein ig-h3 yields the protein MKSWLLVPVLAVVLAVCGARSPYQTVLQHSRIRGRQQGPNVCAMQQIKGTNRKYFTNCKQWYHRKICGKPTVITYECCPGYEKLPGEKGCPAALPLVNIYGTLGAVGASTTQMYSDRARLREEVEGPGSFTFFAPSNEAWAALPAEILDALVSNVNIELLNALHYHMVNRRLTTEELKHGSSFSSMYQDSHVHIHHYSNGIVTVNCARLIKPDQHATNGIVHVIDRVITAVSSDMQSIIDVDDDLETLRAAFAAAGLSTLLESPGQYTIFAPTNDAFAKIPRETLNRILGDPVALKDLLNYHMLKQLQCAESIVSGTSVETLQGTALEVGCDGDQMTLNGNAVVTKKDQLGTNGVIHYISQLLIPDSAKTLLELAEDSSVSTATRLFVDAGLSSHLRGSEALTMLAPLNDAFKGRVTMTPDLRALMKNHLLKQQLSSKALYDGQQLQTLGGLTLRVFVYRNNLCIENACIAAHDRTGRFATMFTLDKVLAPPTGTLMDVLKADERFSQLVGAIQTAGMTELLNQQGALTFFAPTDEAFRALPPAELSRLLGNVDQLTAVLRLHLGEGLLVSGGISSHTRLAPLQGNKLELGVRNFTVYVNKVPVVDADLMATNGVIHAVNAIIRPLAPKADREQADGPAAATPVDSRRFRNDDLFERVLMSRSSRTMNLRQ from the exons ATGAAGTCGTGGTtgctggttccggttctggccGTAGTTCTGGCCGTATGCGGGGCCCGGTCTCCGTACCAGACGGTTCTGCAGCACAGCCGGATCCGAGGCCGGCAGCAGGG GCCCAACGTCTGCGCCATGCAGCAGATCAAAGGAACCAACAGGAAGTACTTCACCAACTGCAAGCAGTGGTACCACCGCAAGATCTGCGGCAAACCGAC CGTCATCACCTACGAATGCTGTCCAGGTTACGAGAAGCTTCCAGGAGAGAAGGGCTGCCCTGCCG CGCTGCCTCTGGTGAACATCTATGGCACTCTGGGCGCGGTCGGCGCCTCCACCACCCAGATGTACTCGGACCGAGCTCGGCtgagggaggaggtggagggacCGGGCAGCTTCACCTTCTTTGCTCCCAGCAACGAGGCGTGGGCGGCTCTGCCCGCG GAGATCTTGGACGCTCTGGTGAGCAACGTGAACATCGAGCTGCTGAACGCTCTGCACTACCACATGGTGAACCGCCGGCTGACCACCGAGGAGCTGAAGCACGGGTCGTCCTTCTCCTCCATGTACCAGGACTCGCACGTCCACATCCACCACTACAGCAACGGG ATCGTGACGGTGAACTGCGCCCGCCTCATCAAACCCGACCAGCACGCCACCAACGGCATCGTCCACGTCATCGACCGTGTCATCACCGCCGTGTCCAGCGACATGCAGTCCATCATTGACGTCGACGACGACCTGGAGACGCTCCGC GCGGCGTTCGCTGCTGCGGGGCTGAGCACCCTGCTGGAGAGTCCGGGTCAGTACACCATCTTCGCTCCCACCAACGACGCCTTCGCCAAGATTCCTCGGGAGACCCTGAACCGGATCCTGGGAGACCCCGTAGCTCTGAAAG ACCTGCTGAACTACCACATGCTGAAGCAGCTGCAGTGCGCCGAGTCCATCGTGTCGGGAACGTCCGTGGAGACGCTGCAGGGCACGGCGCTGGAGGTCGGCTGCGACGGCGACCAGATGACGCTGAACGGGAACGCCGTCGTCACCAAGAAGGACCAGCTGGGGACCAACGGCGTCATCCACTACATCAGCCAGCTGCTCATCCCAGACTCAG CTAAAACTCTGCTGGAGCTGGCGGAGGACTCGTCCGTTTCCACGGCGACCAGGCTGTTTGTGGACGCCGGCCTGTCGTCCCACCTGAGGGGCTCGGAGGCGCTAACCATGCTAGCGCCACTAAACGACGCCTTCAAAG GAAGGGTGACGATGACCCCTGACCTCCGGGCGCTGATGAAGAACCACCtgctgaagcagcagctgtCCTCCAAGGCGCTGTACGACGGCCAGCAGCTGCAGACGCTGGGCGGCCTGACGCTGCGCGTCTTCGTCTACAGGAAC AACCTCTGCATCGAGAACGCCTGCATCGCGGCTCATGACAGAACCGGCCGCTTCGCCACCATGTTCACGCTGGACAAGGTTCTGGCTCCGCCCACCGGGACGCTGATGGACGTCCTGAAGGCCGACGAGCGCTTCAG CCAGCTGGTCGGCGCCATCCAGACGGCCGGCATGACGGAGCTGCtcaaccagcagggggcgctcacCTTCTTCGCTCCCACCGACGAGGCGTTCAGGGCCCTGCCGCCGGCCGAGCTCAGCCGGCTGCTCG GAAACGTCGATCAGCTGACGGCCGTCCTGCGGCTTCATCTGGGGGAGGGGCTGCTGGTGAGCGGGGGGATCAGTTCCCACACCCGCCTGGCGCCGCTGCAGGGCAACAAGCTGGAGCTGGGCGTG AGGAACTTCACCGTCTACGTCAACAAGGTTCCTGTGGTCGACGCCGACCTGATGGCCACCAACGGAGTCATCCACGCCGTCAACGCCATCATCAGGCCTCTGg CTCCGAAGGCGGACCGGGAGCAGGCGGACGGACCGGCGGCTGCAACTCCA GTCGACTCCCGGAGGTTCAGGAACG ACGACTTGTTTGAGCGGGTTCTGATGAGCCGCTCCAGCAGAACCATGAACCTGCGCCagtga